Within Solea solea chromosome 1, fSolSol10.1, whole genome shotgun sequence, the genomic segment CATCCTGACATGTCAGTGACCAAAGTAGTGGTACATAAAGAGACAGAGATCACgccagaggagggggaggactGACCCAGGTAAGACCAAAGAGGCCTCAGTCCTGGTCCCGGCACTGTCCGCTTCAGTCTGGTTGAGTTTAGTTGgaatgggcttttttttttcttttttcttttctttaatttttaccttttcttttctttaattttatcttttcttttctttaattttacctttttttttcttttcttttcttccccacATTGTCTCTCTGAGTTGCTGTCCACTGTCAGACATGCTGGTTTTCAGCACTTGctgtttctgtggtttttaaagCATCATGTggtcgttgttgttgtcgttgttgttgttgttgtcgttgttgtcgtGGTCGTCTCAGCTCCGCTCCCTCTGCAGGGAAAAGGTCGGCtggtgcgcgtgtgcgtgtgcgtgcacacAGTGGACATTACTGAGGCTTACAAACCCTTACAGTAATGCTGCTGCCAGTGTCATGCAATGTCTCCCAGTTTGCTGacaacactgccccctgctggaaaCAAGTTTTTCCCTTGTTGTGTGGAAATGACTGAGCCCTCATGGACTCTGCATTGTTGTGTCTACATTGTGTTTGGTCACAAAGACACAGGCAGTGATGAGCCATGAAATACTGGCTCAACCAGCTCCTGCTTCTCAGAATGTTCAGTCAACTTTCTACTCACTTCTGACAAGAAATATCAGGTTAAATGTCAAGGCTTGTGTGTTGTACCATTTTATACTTATACCAGCAAAAGAATTCatataataatatgtaatacatatttttttaagctGACTAGGAATCAGTTTTAGTGTTTCTCCAATCATTCAAacaagcttcttaaatttgaatattttcaaacGGACAAACATTTGGTTTGTAGACTTTTGATAATTCAGATCATTTCCTGACATTGTGTTTTAGAACATTAAATATTAGACTGAACGACATCAGCCTCAAACACTGGCAAATTAAAGCTTTAAGTTACTGTCTCATAtcagatgtatttatttatttagcttggAGTTATCACTGTATCTCTGGGTctcattattttactttagtAAAAGCTCCACTCTGTTgcgcttctgtgtgtgtgcgtgcacgtgtgtgtgtgtgtgtgtgtgtgcgcgtgcatgtggCAGGGCTGGAAATAGGTCAGCATTCCTTGTGGCAGcgtttcaaacaaaacaaatcctcACAAATGCAGCCATTTGTGTCTGAACATGTCCGTGTGTCAGGTGTGGAGCTGCATGATGGAGCCTCTCAGTGTCATTACACCACAGCATGTCCGTCCTTGTCTTTGCAGCAcacgtttcttttctttttcttggttTCTCGGTTTTCTCGGTTTTCTTGGTTTTCTCTGGCACTAAAGTGTGCAGTGTGTTTAGTTGAGGGTTGTTGCTTCAGTAGCTTCTGAGGGGAAAGATGGTGTGTTTGCAGGTGTGAGGTGAGcagatgtgcatgtgtgtacttgtgGGACTCACCAGATGGgaatgctttgtgtgtgtgtgtgtgtgtgtgtgtgagtatccATGGTGGATACACACAaggacgcacgcacacacattacattacatgtcatttagcagacgcttttatccaaagcgacttacaataagtgcatttaaacatttgggtacaaacaagagccagaagtaagtaagagcttcaacacacacacacacacacacacacacacacacacacacacacacacacacagacacacagacacagacacacacgtgacgcagctttttttccatctttgtTCTTTAAACTTCAGCTCATGGTTATTTCCGTTACTGATGAATCTTTGTCTTTGACCTTCACTAGATTCTTTGTAAATTGCTCAAACACGTGGCGGGGCAATAataattctgctataacacaaataataattgtgttttaatatatttataatgaATCATTATGTATATTTCACATAGTAAATGatgtttattacattacaaGTTTAAACCTTATCACAATATGATGCTATTCAAACTCTAAGACAATATCTTATCGATATACTCAAACACAAAGAACGGTTCTCTTCACTCTGATGAAGGAAGTTTCTAAAAACTACCGTGATGTGTTTCATCAAAACTTCATTCCCTAAAAAACCGATAgtggttgttttctgtgttttctgtgttctaTTCATTTGTGACACTGGCCTGTTTTGTAGCCtcgttgtgtgtttgttggttgTATCGCTCTCATGTTCAGTCTTTGGCAGGATGCACTGCAGCACTTGAAGGTACAAGATGACGTCAAAGCCTGCAGGATGCACTAACTGCTGTTTGCTCTGCTCCTGCAGGAGTAGCACTGCCGAGTGGCTCTTTCCGGGTTCAGCCTCCCACTACTCCGACATCCCAGATCTCCTCACATCACACCAGGACTCTCAGAAGACGAGAAAAGcctcctcactctcctaaagCTGCAGCTCGCCGCCGGTCGCAACCATCACCTGCAATATAAACCAGTGCATTTAGTGCATGAGAAGGACGCAACGTCGCATTAGTACgattttaaaagaaatggtCCTTGATCCGCCTGCACGCTGAAAACCCTGTGTGCAGCATTGCTTTCACTGCCTTATGACTCTGAAGCATTTTTATGATTACTGAGAATAATTATTGTAGCAAACCttttatttatgaaataaaaagccATCAGTCCAGAAAGTTTTAAAATCGCCATAGGCTGTATATGTTAAAGAGAGCAGACACTATGTAACCCTCGCTTCACTCACTCCACAACCACATGACTCTCCCTCCGCGAGGTACGTCACTCACAGCCCACAACTGTACATATCAGAGCTTTCCTAAGAAAACAGCAACTTTTCTGTCAcagtcatggtttttttttaatgtctacttgaattcctttttttcttcttttttttaaacgatcatttcagtattttattgtttctcaTCATCTGATTCCACCACTGAAGGTCTTGGCAAACGCTGAGGACTTGATGTGTCTGCGCAGGCCGGGGTTGTTGATCGGCTGCAGCACACGTCCACCaggtttgtgtgactgtgaggaAAAAGGGTTCGGTTTGCCAAGCTCTGCCCAAAACCACAtgcaaagccaaaaaaaaaggatctgtCATCTACCCAAAACCACCCTCCTGATCCTCTGTGTGCCTCCCTCGTGTTTCATTGTATCGTGAATATCGTTCATGTACAGCCATGTTTTcctcaaaaatgaaataaaagtggcAAACACATTTTATCCCTCAACTGGCTTTTTTCTCAATTCTCAAACTAGAGAAAGCAGCACTGACGCCTGAATGCACCTCTTAAGTCTTAaggttaaatgttgtttttcctcttaacTCTTAAGGttatatgttgtttttcctcttaagTCTTAaggttaaatgttgtttttcctcttaacTCTTAAGGttatatgttgtttttcctcttaagTCTTGaagttaaatgttgtttttgattgAAGTGAGTATGTTTGAATATATGCATAAACACTTGGAACAGGAGTCTCAAAGTCGTGAGCTTCAGAGTTCTCTGATGTGACACTCGTGTAACTCTGTaacaccattagatgtcacacagttttacatattggacctttaaaaagaACAGATGCACTGATATCGAACCAGAGTCAAAACCAAGGTTACCAAGGTTACGTCATAAGCTTTGATATCTGATCTCCTGAAATTACACGTATGCAGAAACTTGTGTAAGATTGAATTTTCTCATGATTAATGAGACCAGACAGATTTCATGGCCTCAGGAACTAAACTAAACCTACTACGAGTGAGTATTGAAAATGATATACAGcacaataaatgtgtttatttgaatttgtTGAGTGTGACAGAAGCTTTAGATGATGAATTACTAATTAAACCAACACTAAAAAAGaagcagggttagggttatgacGAAGCCTGAGAAGCCCCGCCCCTGCTGTGCATGCGCGTTTCCCGCAGAGAAAAACAATAGGTAAGAGCTCCCACTCTGCTTTGTTTCATGAGGCCGGATGATGTTGGATTTTATGCAGCGATCAGACCTCCATGTTTGTCCTAGACATGATGAAATACAGCAAACATTCAAAACAGTTGTTTGAATTGTAACTTAACCTTCAATCACGCATGCATTACAGAAGATAAACAATAGTCAGTAGCGTTATATCGTGATTTGTATTTCAGTAGTTCCCCATTCAGATGGTGAAACTCTGTAAGTGCCTCCGCTGCAGCCATCGTCTCGTCTATAGACGATCTTTGTAGCGCAGTACTCTCTCCCGTGCTGTAGGTGGCAGCAGAGCAATGCGGCGCTTCCTGTGCAACCAAACAGTAAcaacaagaggaggaagaggaaaaacgACAGCTCTAGGATCGTCGTCGACTGCCTTGCGTGACAACACTGGAATCGCACTCAGGCTTCGGGTATTAACATTTTCTCTACAGTTTTGTCTCGTTTGTCGCTGCGAGCGGCGCAGAAACGTGTCCCGCGCGCCTGTTGTTCGCCGCTCCGCCGCTGACGCGCTCTTCTTTCCGCTGTTGGAGAACTGCCGTGAACGCACCAGGAACATGCCAATGGAGGCTCGCTGAGCAAAATGGCTGGGCgcagtgaaatgtgaaatattccTGCTCACGTTGATCCACGAACACGCGACGCGACTGACACGCGAACACGCCGCTGAAAACGTTTAGTGCAAGTGAAGGAAAGTGCGTGTGTTGTGTTCCGCCGCTTGTTAGCGCATTTTTATTGACATTGCCGCGGCTTTCGTCGCTCTCGGgcctgtcgtgtgtgtgtgcgcgcgcgcgcgtgtgtgtgtgtgtgtttcgggGGTTTCTGCGTGGTTGAACTAAGTTACTGTTGTTAACTCTGTGCGTTTCAAATGTTACGTCGCTTACAGGTTAGTGGGTTGGTAGTTAACAGTCATAATGTTGCCTTCGTGGCCGTTGTTAAGGTAATAATCCGTGACTAAAGTGACTTTTCCTTGGCCCATCTAGTGTGTTGCAGGTTACTTTAGTAAAGTACCTGTCAAAGTGTGCTGTAACGTCACAGAGACGTGAAAatgaagctcctcctcctcctcctgctctgatgttttactctgtctcctctgcaggaTCCTCCTTATTGACCTGCATCATGTCCGACTTACTGAGATATATCGACTACGACCACAAAGCCACCTTCCTGAAGATGCTCAACCAGCAGAGGATGGAGGGTGAGCACTGtgatgtggtggtggtggtggagaacATCGAGTTCCGGGCTCACCGCTGCGTCCTGGCAGCCTGCAGCAACTACTTCAAGAAGCTCTTCAAGAAACAGAGCGATGAGGATAACTCCATCGTGGAGCTGGACTTCATCCGCTCCGACATCTTTGAGGAGGTGCTCAACTACATGTACACGGCCAGGCTCGCTGTGAGGAAGAAGGACATCAATATGATGATGTCGTCCGGTCAAATCCTTGGCATTAACTTCCTGGATAACCTGTGCACACAGAAACGTGAACTAACCAACATGAAGACCCGAGAGAACCAGGCTCCGGGCGACCACGTGATGAGAGCTCAGGACGCCATCCTGAAGGAGCTGGccatggaggaggtgaggaagaACAGCTTCTACGACCAGGGCATGGACAGCATGGGGCCGGGAGCCTCGCATGTGACGCAGccacacaactacaacaccaacATGACAAAAGATCCTCACAGCCACAACTggggctcctcctcctccagcgaCATGAAGCTGGAGTATCTCCTCTACGGCCACCGCGACCACGGCTCCTGCCAGAGCACGGGCACTAAGCCCTTGGACCACAATGCCAAAAAGGAGCGTCTCCTCACTGCCAACCGTCCTTACGCCTGCGAGCACTGCCCCAAAGCCTTCACCACCTCTGCGCACCTCAAAGAGCACCTGAAGATCCACTCAGGGTTCAAGCCTCACCGCTGCGTCGTCTGCGGCAAGGCCTTCATCAGGGGGCCCGACCTCAAGAGGCACGAGAGGGTCCACAGCAACGAGCGGCCCTTCGCGTGCCAGATCTGCGAAAAGGCCTTCAAGCACAAGTCCCACCTGAAAGACCACGAGCGGCAGCACCGAGGCGAGCGGCCGTTCAACTGTGGTTCCTGCGACAAAGCCTTCATCAAGGCGTCGGACCTCAAGCGCCACTGGAACACCATGCACAGCGGGAACCCCCGCAGACAGATGTCGCTGTCCCCCGCCGCCTCCTCCCACCACAGCCAGGTCGAGGCCCCTGAGCAGAGAGACTGGAAAATGGAGACTGGACCACATTCGCATAACTCTGGAGACTGTTGAGCCTGTGAAtgcaccacacacgcacacgcacacacacacacacacacctacattgACAtgcaagacacacacaacatgtaaacacaattcATTCATCCACAACCCTGTGACAGGCTGATGATCAGCCTGACGTCACATGGACGCGCATCAGAGTGAGTAACTAAGAGATCCTAGCATGTTCATAAGACTGTGGGggctgtgttattattattattattattattattatcattattattactattattattattattattattactattctaaaaaaaatgaaactatgtcaaaacaatgtttttctttccacctGTAAAATCATGTAAATGTTTAGTTCACTATACAATAGTTCTATTTTTCACAAAGCATCGTTGCTATGTAGAccgggggtggggggagggggcggggggggcGTGGTTCTCATCGTC encodes:
- the LOC131468617 gene encoding zinc finger and BTB domain-containing protein 14-like; translated protein: MSDLLRYIDYDHKATFLKMLNQQRMEGEHCDVVVVVENIEFRAHRCVLAACSNYFKKLFKKQSDEDNSIVELDFIRSDIFEEVLNYMYTARLAVRKKDINMMMSSGQILGINFLDNLCTQKRELTNMKTRENQAPGDHVMRAQDAILKELAMEEVRKNSFYDQGMDSMGPGASHVTQPHNYNTNMTKDPHSHNWGSSSSSDMKLEYLLYGHRDHGSCQSTGTKPLDHNAKKERLLTANRPYACEHCPKAFTTSAHLKEHLKIHSGFKPHRCVVCGKAFIRGPDLKRHERVHSNERPFACQICEKAFKHKSHLKDHERQHRGERPFNCGSCDKAFIKASDLKRHWNTMHSGNPRRQMSLSPAASSHHSQVEAPEQRDWKMETGPHSHNSGDC